CCCGCGGCCAATCGAACCGGAACGCCCAACGGGCGGTCTTCGTTCAATTCAGCGCAATGGCGGCGGCCGCTCCCACCGGCGAACCTTCGAGCGACACCGACGGCCGCCCGTCCGGTCCGACCGGCACATCGCCGACCAGCGTCGTGCGATACAACTGGCGATCGAAGTCGAGATCGAAGATATCGGTCGGCGCGAGATGCGCGGTCGTGCGGTTGTCCCAGAACGCCACGCTGCCCGCTTCCCATCTGAAGCGCACCGTGAATTCCGGTCGCGTCACGTGTTCCCACAGCAGTTCGAGCAGTGCCTGGCTTTCGCGCGGCGTGACGCCGGCAATCTGCTTCAGAAACCCGGGGCTCACGTAGAGCGCGCGCTCGCTGGTCTCCGGATGCACGCGCACGAGCGGATGCTCGCTGACGAGCGCATGCTGTTCGACCGCCGACGCAAACGCTTCGGTGCCTTTCGCTCCTTGCGGCGGCACGAAGCGATGCACGCCGCGCAGACCGTCGACGAAGTTGCGCAACGGCTCGGACAGCTTTTCATAGGCGATGACGAGGTTGGTCCATTGCGTGTCGCCGCCGTAGGGCGGAATCGTGACGCCACGCAGAATCGACGCGAATGGCGGATTGACGGCCGCCGTCACATCGGTGTGCCAGCCGGTCCACGGCCGCAACAACGGCTGACCTTCGAAGCGCGTCGCCTTGCGGAACTTTGCAATCGAGTAGATCTGTGGGTAACCTTCGACGTGGCCGAACACAGGATGCCCGACCGTCAGTTCGCCGAATTGCGCGGAGAAGGCGACATGCTGCTCGTGGCTTAGAAACTGCTCGCGAAAGAACACGACGCGCCATTTCAGCAACGCGGCGCGGATCGCGTGTATCTGCTTCTGATCGAGGGGTCGGGTCAGATCGACTCCGCTGATTTCCGCGCCGATATGAGCGGACAGTGGGCTGATCTGGAGTTCGGCTTGTTCGGTGATGGGGGCTGCACTCATCATTGCTCTCCTAGGTTGCGGCCTGTGCCGCGACGTGAGTCGGGGGCTCATCGGCGAAGCGGTGGCGAACAATGCGCGCAAATGCGTCATTCGTCCACCCTTCCCTGGCCGTTCATCATGGCTTCAGGCGCTCGATGTCTCCCGGCGCCAGATGCTCGCCGCATACGCGGACTCATCGAATTCGGCGGGCACGTCCGCAGAGAGCCGCCGCTGGTGCGAATCGATATCGGCGAGAAACAGATCGCGGCTGATCCTTCGCACTACCGCGGGGATATCGCGCTTCATGCTCGGCACGTCGCCGACGGGCACGCCCGCGCTGACGAATCCGGCCGGATTGTAGACGTGGATGTCCTTCAGAAAGGGCGCCTGTCCCGCTACTTTCTGCTGGTATTCGAGTGCCTCGCCGAGATACGGATGTGCGCCGAGTTCGTCATCTGCATCGCCTTGCGGCGGTGTGAACCGGTCGCGCCACAACAGGATTTGCGAGGCAAAGCCGGCGAGCTCGGGACGCGCGGCCGGATCGATGAAATAGCCGGTTCCCGCAATCGCGAAATCGAAACGAAGCGATTCGCCCGCTGCGACGGCCTCGATCTGCCCTGCGGTTTCACGCGCGGATTCCCATTGCGTGCCCAGATGCAGATGAAAATTGTCGAAACGCGTCACGCGTTCGATCGAATCCGGCGGCGCCGTCGAGCCAGAGCGCTTGAAGCGCAACGCCTGCGCCCAACGTAGCGCGTCGGGCAGATCGAAGTAGTTGTCGTACGCACCGGGATAGGCGCGCGCGCGTGACACAGGCGTGGCCGCGAGCGACGCGCGACGCGCGAACAGATGGACCTCGGCCGCCCCCGCTTCGAGCGCGGTCGCGGCGGCATCGAACGCGGACGCGGCGCCGCCTACTACCGCGACCGACTTGCCGCGCAGCGCAACGAAGTCGATAGGATCGGATGTATGCGCGACGAACCGCGCCGGCAGTTGCGCGAGCACAGGCGGCACGAATGCGCCGCCGTTACCCGCGACGCCGTTGCACAACAGTAGCTTGCGAGCCGTTTCCACATGGGTGCTTCCGTTCACGTCCAGATGCAGACGGAAATGCGCATCCTGCGGCTCGATGCGCACGAGCCGCGTGCCGTAGCGAACGGGAATCTGCAGAAACTCGCGATACCACGCGAGATACTCCGCCCATCGTTCACGCGGAATCCGATCGATCTCCTGATAGGACGCCTCGCCGAAGCGCGCTTCGTACCATGCGCGAAAGCCCAGCCCCGGCAAACCGCCCTCCGGTCCGACGAGAATCTTCGGTGTGCGCAGCTTGTTCATGCGCGCGCGGTTCAGCCACACGCCAGCCTTCGCCGCATTCGCCGCCGCGTCGATCACGCTGACGCGGCCAATGCCCGCGCGCCGCAGCGCAAATGCGAACGCGCACCCCGTCTGCCCGCCGCCCACGATAAAGACGTCGTGATCGATGCCGGGCCGCTCGGGCACCCAGTTATCGGGCGCAGGTCCGAGCAGTTCGAGCGTTCGGCGTGCGTCGCGGTCCACATCGGCAATCTGTGTCATATCATTTTTCCTTGTTGGCGGCGTATTGCTGATGCCAATCGAGCAACTGTTTTGAAGGCGGCATGTGCCATTTGTTGCCTTCATCGATCAGGAAGCCGGTGTTGTGCCAGTCCTTGACGATCTTGTCGAAGGCGGCAATGGTGTCCGTCTGCCCTTTGCGAACCCAGATCACCGAAGGCGATGGAATCAGTTGTGTCGGCATCGGCGACTCATAGTCCTTCCACTCGCCCGTGGTACTCGCAATGCGCGCCTGAATACCCGGCGTCACATGAACCGATGCGACACAGGTCCCGCCTCGAAGCGCGAGCAGAGCTTCGGGCATGCCCTTGAAGGCTTTGACCTGCGCACCGAATTGTTCTATCAGCGGCTTCGTGTAGTTGCTGCCTTGCGAAACGCACACCGGCCTGTCGCGCAGATCTTTCCAATCGTGGATGCCCGACCCTTTGTGCACCATCGCGCTGCCGCCAATCTCTTCGAAGGGCGTCGGCACATAGCCGAGGATTTCGTCGCGCTCTTTCGTGTACTGCATGCTGGCGATCAACGCGTCGACCTTGCCCTGCTGCAGGAACTGCACGCGGTTGGGCGGCGTCACTTCGACCGCCTCGAACTTCACGCCGAGATGATTCGCGAGGCTCTCGGCCAGTTCGACGTTGTAGCCGACGGGTTTGCGTGTCGCCGGATCGAGCGTGCCATAGGTGCCGTCGAGCACAACGCCTACGACCAGCGTGCCGCGCGCCTTGATATGGTCGAGCGTTGCGTCGGCGCGGGCGACCCCGCTCACAGCGGCAGCCGAAAACACCGCGGCCAGCAGCGCGCGTTTCGATCTCCCGGCGATCATGAATGAACCGCCTCGGCAAGCGTGCCCGCATCGGACGCTTGCGGGTCGAAGCGAAACTGTTGAAGCTCGTCCGGCGCGCACTGCGCGATCAGGCCGGTTTCCCACGCGAGATAGGCGCGCGCCGCATCGAGATTGCCTTCGTGGCGGTCATGCACGAAGAACAGATAGTCGATGCGCTCGCTATCCGCCGGCGCTTGCGGTGATGCCTCGATCGCATAGCCAGCTTGCCTGAACGTATCGATACCGTCTTTCGCAATCGATACCTGACCGATGCCCGCCTCACGCAGGTCGAGCGCCGCCAGCGCGGCTAGCGACCGCGACTCCGCCAGCAACACGATCCGCTGCGACGGAGCCACCTCCGCGAGCGCCGCAAGCAATCGCGGACGGATCGACCACTGCGCCCGCTCGGGATGCCCACTGCGATAGGCGGCGCTCGAGCGCAGGTCGAGCACATGCACACCTTCGGCGCCGCGCAACTTGCGCAGTCCGTCCGCATCGATCAGTTGTTCTTCAACGGCGCCATGCGCGGCGGCTTGCGGCGCGAGACGCCGCAATGCGTGCGCATCACGGGCCGCGACCAGCGCGGTTTCAAGGCCCAGTTGCACCAGCCAGGCCGCAATGACGGGCGCGCGTGTGCCGTCGTAGTCGACCAGCAGCACGCGTGCACGGCGTACGCCGATGGTCTGGTCCGTCGCCTGAAGCAGTTGACCGCCGGGCGCGTGCACGGCGGCCGGCACGCCGTCATGCGCGAATTCAGCGGCGCTGCGGATGTCGAGCAGATAGGTGGTGCGCTCGACCGCGTCGAGCCATGCCTGCGCTGCCTGCACGTCGAGCGTGGTCACGGCGAAACGTGCGGCGAGTGCCGTTGCACGCTCACGCGCTTCGCTCGATACAGCTTCTTCGATCGTATCCGGATAGCGCCGCGTGCTGCCATGTTCGAGTTGCAGACCTGCCAGCGCCCAGCCTTGCGTGCCGTTTTCGAGCGCGACGACCGGATTCGGCACGCCCAGACTGCGCAACACCTGCGCGCCGATGATGCTGCGCGTACGGCCCGCGCAATGGATCACGACCGGCGTGCGAGCGTCTGCCGCCAACGCACCGAAGCGATAGGCCAATTCGCCGTTGGGGCAGCTCACCGCGCCCGGTATCGTCATCTTCGTGTGCTCTTCGACGGTGCGTCCGTCGAGCAGAATCAGCGGCGCGCGTTCCGCCTGCAATCGGGCGAGCTCGGCGGCCGAAATGTGCGGCGTCCCGTACGCATGCTCGACGAGTTCGCCAAAGGTCTTCGACGGCACGTTCACGCCCTTGAACAGCGTGTAACCGGCCGCGGCCCAACCGCGCGCACCGTCCTTCAGAACGGACAACCGCGTGTAGCCCAATGCATGAAGCCGCCGTGCCGCGCGCCGTGCTATTGCTTGGTCGTCCGTGCCGGCATCGAGCAGGACGATGCGTACATCACGCCGTGGCGCGAGTCGGCCGATATCGAGTTCAAGCCGGCTATACGGCAGCGGAACCGCGAAGAACGGATGGCCCTCGCCGAACTCGCCGGCTTCTCGCACGTCGAAAAGCGCGATCTCGTCGTTGTCGTTCAACCATTCGCGCACGGTGGTCGCGGGGATCAGCGAAAAAATGTCTGCCATTGGAAGTCGAAGAGCAAGAAGTTGAGAAGGGACGGCGCTTATTGAAGGACGTGCCGAAACGCTTGCCGCAAATCACCTATCAGGTCGACCGGATCTTCAAGTCCGACATGCAGGCGTACGACCGGCTCGCTGCCGCGCCAGTAGCTGTGCTCGCGCAAGCGCGACTGCGGCGCGACGAGCGCGAGGCTCTCATAGCCGCCCCACGAAGCACCGATGCCGAACAGCCGCAGGGCGTCGACGAATGCGCTCGCCTGCTCGCGGCTCGCTTGCCGCAAAGCAAACGATACGAGTCCATTCGCGCCCTTGAAGTCGCGACGCCACAATGCGTGTCCCGGATCTTCGGGCAGCGCCGGATAGAACACCCGCGCAACCGCACTGCACTCGCTCTGTAGATAGCGCGCGACTTCGAGCGCATTGCGCCCATGCTGGGCGAGACGCACGGCCAGCGTGCGGATGCCGCGCAGCGCGAGGGAGGCGTCGTCGGCGCCCACGCTCAGGCCGAGGGCGTCGTGTGTGTCGCGCAACGTGCGAGCGAGTTGCGGGTTCGAAGTCGACACCGCCCCTTGCATCAGATCCGAATGACCGCCCAGATATTTGGTGGTCGCCTGGACGGCAATATCGGCGCCGAGCGCGAGCGGCTGGTAGAGCAATCCCGCGCCCCATGTGTTGTCCGCCGCCAGCAGCACCGAATGCTCGCGCGCAAACGCCGCAAGCGCGGGCAGATCGATCACTTCATACAAGAACGACGATGGCGATTCCGCGTAGATCAGGCGCGTTTCAGCACGCAGGAGCGCTGCGGGCACACCGTCGCTCGCGCTGAAATAGCTGAACGACACGCCAAGCCGTGTGAGCAGAGGTTCCACGCGCTCGCGCACCGGGCCGTAGACGCCGTCCTGCACGAGCACGTGATCGCCCGGCGACAGCAGCGCGATGAAAACGAGCGAGATGGCCGACAGACCCGAAGGCGCCAGCAATACGTCGCTCGCCCCCTCCAGTTCACCGATGGCGGCCTCCAGCGCACGATGCGTCGCCATGCCATGACGCCCATACATGCTGACGGGCTCGCCCGCTTCGCGCCGGTGGTGCAGGCTCGCGCGAACCGCCTCACTCGCGAAGCGCACCGTGCTGGTACGCACGACCGGAACGTTCACGGGCGCGACGCCGTCCTCGAATGGCGGCGAGCCCGCGTGCACCACGCGCGTGTGCAGTCGATCGCCAGGCGACGCCATCAGCCGACCGCCTGGGTGGCGCGCTGCATGTGCTTCGCGTTGTAGCGCACCACGAGGCCAGTATCGGTTTCGAAGCCGAGGCGGTCCGTCAGCGTTTCGAGCGGACGGCCATAGAGATGGAAGTGAAGCGTCGGCTCCGCGCCGCCGACATGAATGCTGTGGATGTCGTCAGGGAGAAAGGCAATCGGTACACCCGGCCGCACCACCACTTCGTGCGACAGTTCGAGCGTGGCGCGCGCCGGATCACGGCCGTCGTCGGTACGTCGATAGATACGGTTCAGCTCCGCGCCGTCGATAGCCGCAATCACGGCCCATGTGTCGTGGTTGTGCGGGATCGTCGTCTTGCCGGGCTGCAGCGAGTTGAGGTACAAGGCGAGCCCATCTTCGCCGGGATTGAGCCGGTAGCGGGTCGAGGTGTCGCCACTGTCGGCCCGCGGCGGCGGAAAATCGGTGGCGTCGAACAGTGCGCGCCGCGTCGCGAGTTCGAGCAGCAGCCCGCTGATCGCATTCAGCGCTTCGCGCGTGACGCCCTTTTCAGCGATGATCCGGCGGACGTCGGCAAGCAGATCCTGCACTGCTTCGCGGCGCTGTGCGGCAATTGGGCTGCTCGCTTCGTTCGTGGTTGTCGTCATGGTCGTGTCATGGGTTGTCGTGGGGTAACGTCGCCGCGCGGCTCGCACGGTCTTCGCCGCGGGCGCGTTGCAAAAAGAGTCGAGTTCTGTCGTGGACGGGGTTGCCGAACAGCTGCTGCGCACTGCCATGTTCGACGATCACGCCGCCTTCCGTGAAAAACACTTCGTCGCTGATGTCTTCGGCAAAGCGCATTTCGTGCGTGACGAGCACGCAGGTCTGCCCTTCGTCGACCAGTTCGCCGATCACGTTCAGCACTTCGCCCACCGTCTCGGGGTCGAGCGCCGAGGTGACTTCGTCGAACAGGATCAGGTCGGGCCGCATCGCCAGCGTGCGCGCAATCGCGACCCGCTGCTGCTGCCCGCCGGACAGCGCGCCCGGATAAGCCTTTGCCTTGTCGGCGAGACGCACCTTGGCTAGCAACGCGTGAGCGTCGCTTTCCGCCTGGGCACGGCTGCGGCCCAGCACCCGCACCGGCGCGATGGTCAGATTCTCGAGCACGCTCAGATGCGGAAACAGGTTGTATTGCTGAAACACGAAACCGATCCGCTTGCGCAGCGCAACACGCTGCGCATCCGTCTTTTGCGCGCGCACGTCGATGCCGTCGACGGTGATCTCGCCGCTTTGCGGCGCGAGCAAGCCGTTGATGCAACGCAGAATCGTCGACTTGCCCGAGCCAGAAGGGCCGATGATCGAAACGGCCTGGCCACGCCTGACCGACAGATCGATGCCGTTGAGTACGGCTGTGCTGCCGTACGAAAGCCGCACGTCGCGCAATGACAGCAGTGCATCGCCAGGCGAACCGGTGGCTGCGCTTGTCTCGTTGCTCGCGCGCACCGTGGCACCCTCAGTGGATGCGAGACCGATACGTGCCGCACGAACCGAGAAAATCAATTCAGTCATTGGGTGTCCTGTCGTCAAAGCGGAGCTGCGGGCACAAAAGCACACTTCGCACTCTTCCCGCTTTACAACCAGGCATTCTAGGAATCAGCCCGCCAATTACGAACCAACGAATAAGCGAAAAGATATTCGGCGATCTGCAATGTAACCGATAACCTCGCAATGGCATGCGAGCACACGCTTTAACATCCGTGTGCTTTGCTTAGCAGATTCATTTGGTTTGCCGCGCATCGGCTTTGGCATAGGGTATGCGTCGCAGTGGCATTTTCGTCGACGCGAGACACACATCTCCCTCCTCCTATCCCATCGCTCATGAAATCAGGCAAAGCGGCATATACCAAACGACTGTCATCCTTCTCCCTGCTCACCTCGATTGCCGCCGGTGTTGGCGTCGCGGCCTTCTCACCGGCGTATGCAGACCAGACCCTCGACAAGATCAATTCACGCCATGAAATCGCGGTCGGCGTGCTGATCGGCGGCAGTCCGTTCGGGTCGCTCGATCCGCAAACCCAGCAGCCGCGCGGCATGAACGTCGACCTCGCGAACGACATCGGCAAGCGTCTCGGCGTGAAGGTTCAACTGGTGTCGGTCCAGCCGTCCACGCGCGTGCAGTTCCTGCAGCAGGGCAAGGTCGACATCCTGATCGCGAACATGGAGTACAACGCGCAGCGCGGCGAGATTCTCGACCATGTGCCGACGCCTTACTATCGCGTCGGCGGGACCGCCATTACGCCGAAATCGAGCGGCATCACGAAGTGGGAAGACCTGCGCGGCAAGCCCGTCTGCATTTCGCAAGGCAGCAGCTATATCCGGCCCGTCGTGGAGAAGTACGGCGCCGTGCCGCGCGCATTCCCGGGCGCGTCGCAATCGCTCCTGGCGCTGCGCGGCGGCAGTTGCGTCGCGGCCGTTCACGACGCCGCACCGCTGCTTTATCCGCTCCAACAGCATGATCCCGAATGGCGCGACTACCGCACGCTGCAGCCGGAGCTCGAACCGGCGCCGTCGGTGATCTGGGTACGGCAAGGCGAAAAGGACACGGCCGCGAAGCTCGATGCGATCGTGCGCGACTGGCATCGCACCGGCTGGCTGATCGATGACGAGGCGAAAAATGGCCTGACGCCGCCGTCTCCGGCGCTAGCCGAGTGGCACCGGCAATTGCCCGCGCTGCAATGAGCATGGCCGCCTCGTTCCATGCGCTGATCGACGCGGCCGCGCACGCCGGGCTCGACTATCGCTTTCTGCTCGATGCCTACGAACGCGTGCCCTTCGTACAAGGCATCGCGGTCAGCGTCGAACTGGTCGTCGCGACGATGCTCGGCAGCGCGCTCGCCGGCCTCTTGCTGCTGCTCGCGCTGCGTCACCGCAATGCGTGGATTGCCGGCGCGGCGCGCGCGTTCATTGAGCTGACACGCAATACCCCAACAATCGTGCAGCTTTACTGCGCGTTTCTCGTGCTGAACATGCTCATTACGCAATGGCTGCGCGAGACCCACCTCGACAATCCGTTCAAGCCGTTCTTCTGGGTCGTGCTGGTCCTGTCGCTGCACAAGGGCGCATTCCACGCGGAAGCGTTACGCGCGGGCTTCGACGCATTGCCCGTGCAAACGCTCGAAGGCGCGGCGTCGCTCGGCTTCGATCGTGCGACGCGCTTCTGGCGCATCGAATTGCCGCTCGCGTTTCGCACGGCCCTGCCGGCACTCGTCAACAACTTCGTCGAACTGGTGAAGGCGACCGCGCTTGCGTCCGCAATCGCGGTGGGCGACCTCACCTACCAGTCGATCATGATCTGGACGCAGCGCGACAACGTGCTTGCGCTGATGGTACTGATTCTGCTGTTCTTTGGCGTGCTGACATGGCTAGTCAGCCGTGCAGGTCGATGGCTCGAAAAACGTTTGTGGATTCCCGGCTATGGCGTATAGATCGCTCGACCCGGCTGCCCCCAAGGCTGCCTCCAACCTCGATCGTCTTCGCGACGACCCCGCTCGCACAAAAGCGCTCACGCCCGGCATAGCCGCCGCGCTTGGCGTGCTGATCGCCGGTGCACTGTTGTGGGTGTTTTCGCCCGACTCAGGCTCGCGTGGCGAAACGCTCGCGCGCTTCGTCGAGTGGACGCCCGCGCTCGCCTACGGCTTCGCGTTGAATGTCCTCATCAGCCTTGGTGCGATCGTGGCGGGCTCCGTCCTCGGTCTGCTGATTGGCGCGCTCGCACTTGCAGCTTCGTGGCCGGGACGCCTCGCGAGGATCTGGGTTCAGGTCTTTCGCAACGCGCCG
The nucleotide sequence above comes from Paraburkholderia youngii. Encoded proteins:
- a CDS encoding amino acid ABC transporter permease produces the protein MAASFHALIDAAAHAGLDYRFLLDAYERVPFVQGIAVSVELVVATMLGSALAGLLLLLALRHRNAWIAGAARAFIELTRNTPTIVQLYCAFLVLNMLITQWLRETHLDNPFKPFFWVVLVLSLHKGAFHAEALRAGFDALPVQTLEGAASLGFDRATRFWRIELPLAFRTALPALVNNFVELVKATALASAIAVGDLTYQSIMIWTQRDNVLALMVLILLFFGVLTWLVSRAGRWLEKRLWIPGYGV
- a CDS encoding rhodanese-like domain-containing protein, with product MADIFSLIPATTVREWLNDNDEIALFDVREAGEFGEGHPFFAVPLPYSRLELDIGRLAPRRDVRIVLLDAGTDDQAIARRAARRLHALGYTRLSVLKDGARGWAAAGYTLFKGVNVPSKTFGELVEHAYGTPHISAAELARLQAERAPLILLDGRTVEEHTKMTIPGAVSCPNGELAYRFGALAADARTPVVIHCAGRTRSIIGAQVLRSLGVPNPVVALENGTQGWALAGLQLEHGSTRRYPDTIEEAVSSEARERATALAARFAVTTLDVQAAQAWLDAVERTTYLLDIRSAAEFAHDGVPAAVHAPGGQLLQATDQTIGVRRARVLLVDYDGTRAPVIAAWLVQLGLETALVAARDAHALRRLAPQAAAHGAVEEQLIDADGLRKLRGAEGVHVLDLRSSAAYRSGHPERAQWSIRPRLLAALAEVAPSQRIVLLAESRSLAALAALDLREAGIGQVSIAKDGIDTFRQAGYAIEASPQAPADSERIDYLFFVHDRHEGNLDAARAYLAWETGLIAQCAPDELQQFRFDPQASDAGTLAEAVHS
- a CDS encoding transporter substrate-binding domain-containing protein, with the protein product MKSGKAAYTKRLSSFSLLTSIAAGVGVAAFSPAYADQTLDKINSRHEIAVGVLIGGSPFGSLDPQTQQPRGMNVDLANDIGKRLGVKVQLVSVQPSTRVQFLQQGKVDILIANMEYNAQRGEILDHVPTPYYRVGGTAITPKSSGITKWEDLRGKPVCISQGSSYIRPVVEKYGAVPRAFPGASQSLLALRGGSCVAAVHDAAPLLYPLQQHDPEWRDYRTLQPELEPAPSVIWVRQGEKDTAAKLDAIVRDWHRTGWLIDDEAKNGLTPPSPALAEWHRQLPALQ
- a CDS encoding NAD(P)-binding domain-containing protein, whose protein sequence is MTQIADVDRDARRTLELLGPAPDNWVPERPGIDHDVFIVGGGQTGCAFAFALRRAGIGRVSVIDAAANAAKAGVWLNRARMNKLRTPKILVGPEGGLPGLGFRAWYEARFGEASYQEIDRIPRERWAEYLAWYREFLQIPVRYGTRLVRIEPQDAHFRLHLDVNGSTHVETARKLLLCNGVAGNGGAFVPPVLAQLPARFVAHTSDPIDFVALRGKSVAVVGGAASAFDAAATALEAGAAEVHLFARRASLAATPVSRARAYPGAYDNYFDLPDALRWAQALRFKRSGSTAPPDSIERVTRFDNFHLHLGTQWESARETAGQIEAVAAGESLRFDFAIAGTGYFIDPAARPELAGFASQILLWRDRFTPPQGDADDELGAHPYLGEALEYQQKVAGQAPFLKDIHVYNPAGFVSAGVPVGDVPSMKRDIPAVVRRISRDLFLADIDSHQRRLSADVPAEFDESAYAASIWRRETSSA
- a CDS encoding TauD/TfdA dioxygenase family protein; the encoded protein is MSAAPITEQAELQISPLSAHIGAEISGVDLTRPLDQKQIHAIRAALLKWRVVFFREQFLSHEQHVAFSAQFGELTVGHPVFGHVEGYPQIYSIAKFRKATRFEGQPLLRPWTGWHTDVTAAVNPPFASILRGVTIPPYGGDTQWTNLVIAYEKLSEPLRNFVDGLRGVHRFVPPQGAKGTEAFASAVEQHALVSEHPLVRVHPETSERALYVSPGFLKQIAGVTPRESQALLELLWEHVTRPEFTVRFRWEAGSVAFWDNRTTAHLAPTDIFDLDFDRQLYRTTLVGDVPVGPDGRPSVSLEGSPVGAAAAIALN
- a CDS encoding transporter substrate-binding domain-containing protein, whose translation is MIAGRSKRALLAAVFSAAAVSGVARADATLDHIKARGTLVVGVVLDGTYGTLDPATRKPVGYNVELAESLANHLGVKFEAVEVTPPNRVQFLQQGKVDALIASMQYTKERDEILGYVPTPFEEIGGSAMVHKGSGIHDWKDLRDRPVCVSQGSNYTKPLIEQFGAQVKAFKGMPEALLALRGGTCVASVHVTPGIQARIASTTGEWKDYESPMPTQLIPSPSVIWVRKGQTDTIAAFDKIVKDWHNTGFLIDEGNKWHMPPSKQLLDWHQQYAANKEK
- a CDS encoding cysteine dioxygenase family protein; translated protein: MTTTTNEASSPIAAQRREAVQDLLADVRRIIAEKGVTREALNAISGLLLELATRRALFDATDFPPPRADSGDTSTRYRLNPGEDGLALYLNSLQPGKTTIPHNHDTWAVIAAIDGAELNRIYRRTDDGRDPARATLELSHEVVVRPGVPIAFLPDDIHSIHVGGAEPTLHFHLYGRPLETLTDRLGFETDTGLVVRYNAKHMQRATQAVG
- the metC gene encoding cystathionine beta-lyase, with protein sequence MASPGDRLHTRVVHAGSPPFEDGVAPVNVPVVRTSTVRFASEAVRASLHHRREAGEPVSMYGRHGMATHRALEAAIGELEGASDVLLAPSGLSAISLVFIALLSPGDHVLVQDGVYGPVRERVEPLLTRLGVSFSYFSASDGVPAALLRAETRLIYAESPSSFLYEVIDLPALAAFAREHSVLLAADNTWGAGLLYQPLALGADIAVQATTKYLGGHSDLMQGAVSTSNPQLARTLRDTHDALGLSVGADDASLALRGIRTLAVRLAQHGRNALEVARYLQSECSAVARVFYPALPEDPGHALWRRDFKGANGLVSFALRQASREQASAFVDALRLFGIGASWGGYESLALVAPQSRLREHSYWRGSEPVVRLHVGLEDPVDLIGDLRQAFRHVLQ
- a CDS encoding amino acid ABC transporter ATP-binding protein; this translates as MTELIFSVRAARIGLASTEGATVRASNETSAATGSPGDALLSLRDVRLSYGSTAVLNGIDLSVRRGQAVSIIGPSGSGKSTILRCINGLLAPQSGEITVDGIDVRAQKTDAQRVALRKRIGFVFQQYNLFPHLSVLENLTIAPVRVLGRSRAQAESDAHALLAKVRLADKAKAYPGALSGGQQQRVAIARTLAMRPDLILFDEVTSALDPETVGEVLNVIGELVDEGQTCVLVTHEMRFAEDISDEVFFTEGGVIVEHGSAQQLFGNPVHDRTRLFLQRARGEDRASRAATLPHDNP